One genomic segment of Anticarsia gemmatalis isolate Benzon Research Colony breed Stoneville strain chromosome Z, ilAntGemm2 primary, whole genome shotgun sequence includes these proteins:
- the LOC142986651 gene encoding KIF-binding protein-like, translating to METLNRITSTFDSVRNNIKNKNSSERFQNLKKDIQTLNTELVVLGKENHNQYVRSLAMEGYLAFLSAKTMPLSLAEKRNILQASFDKLKPFALRVECLFILLRIQNLLCYYLIQLDQVSYARDILESMEELYDQVSKAQPDMFLDAEDLFTSEPIANIKRVNPEKIDKVITNNVQMQAFLYNQLNLPHKYSLYNHTALRRQLEMKEGTPQDWALRTARMGNYFTYLNEMGNARHHLCAAYHVLRTCHDNCKLMPEEFILQKADFEIHFLELSHHWVKYGLTLFKLSKKKILNKYFTQPSNASNLWMTVELQEDKLDVSEKSDEENIKDRGAEKSGKGDCGSDKLFTFPSLNLREMESKVPLEIVHSDEDARKLFAFTYKWLMRAKHYYDFEHHSAQFISCSLQLAELYEHLAFFEKNLDNQYSVQKRRADVLETLNSLLKTCDNVMSVQIDVIRELSQVQLELMALNLQKLWREESHTNILNMDTDAESIINSLDSESNKTLTEKTLNTSSKNMYLRKMEAATSINGKLFRLSSQLLPKSPSLLSFNTGILKN from the coding sequence ATGGAAACATTAAACCGGATAACAAGCACGTTCGATAGTGTTAGGAACAACATCAAAAATAAGAACTCTTCAGAAAGATTTCAAAACTTGAAAAAAGATATTCAGACCCTGAACACGGAACTCGTGGTGCTCGGCAAGGAGAATCACAACCAGTACGTCCGCTCCCTCGCCATGGAGGGGTACCTCGCGTTTCTGTCGGCTAAAACTATGCCACTCTCCCTCGCCGAGAAGCGCAACATCCTCCAGGCATCGTTCGACAAACTCAAGCCGTTCGCTCTCAGAGTAGAATGTCTCTTTATTTTACTCAGAATACAGAACCTCTTATGTTACTATCTTATACAACTAGACCAAGTTAGCTACGCGCGTGACATCCTCGAGAGTATGGAAGAGCTGTACGACCAGGTCAGTAAAGCTCAGCCCGATATGTTCCTGGACGCGGAAGATTTGTTCACGTCAGAGCCGATAGCGAACATCAAACGTGTAAATCCTGAGAAAATCGACAAAGTGATCACAAACAACGTGCAGATGCAGGCCTTTCTTTATAATCAACTGAATTTGCCTCACAAGTATAGCCTGTATAACCACACGGCGCTTCGGAGGCAGTTGGAGATGAAGGAGGGCACGCCGCAGGACTGGGCGCTGAGGACGGCTCGCATGGGCAACTACTTCACATACCTCAACGAGATGGGCAACGCGCGTCACCACCTGTGCGCCGCCTATCACGTACTCAGAACTTGTCACGACAACTGCAAGCTCATGCCTGAAGAGTTCATTTTACAGAAAGCGGATTTTGAAATTCATTTTCTGGAATTAAGTCATCACTGGGTTAAATATGGCTTAACGCTTTTCAAATTatctaaaaagaaaattttaaacaaatactttactCAACCTTCGAATGCGTCGAACCTTTGGATGACAGTGGAATTGCAAGAGGATAAACTGGATGTCTCCGAGAAATCGGATGAAGAAAACATAAAAGATCGGGGCGCTGAAAAAAGCGGGAAGGGTGACTGCGGTTCAGACAAACTGTTCACGTTTCCGTCTCTTAACTTGAGAGAAATGGAGAGTAAGGTACCGCTCGAGATCGTGCACAGCGACGAAGACGCGCGGAAATTATTCGCTTTTACTTACAAGTGGCTGATGAGGGCGAAGCACTACTACGACTTCGAACATCATTCAGCCCAGTTCATATCATGTTCCCTGCAGCTGGCGGAACTGTACGAGCACTTGGCTTTCTTCGAAAAGAATCTCGATAACCAGTACAGCGTACAGAAGCGACGTGCGGATGTCTTGGAGACGCTGAATTCTCTCCTAAAAACATGCGACAACGTAATGTCCGTACAGATCGACGTGATCCGCGAACTGTCGCAGGTGCAGCTGGAACTGATGGCGCTCAATCTTCAGAAGCTGTGGCGCGAGGAGTCGCACACCAACATACTGAACATGGATACTGATGCAGAGTCCATCATTAACTCTCTCGACTCGGAGTCGAACAAGACGTTGACGGAGAAGACTCTGAACACGTCTAGCAAGAACATGTACTTGCGCAAGATGGAGGCGGCGACATCGATTAACGGCAAACTGTTTCGGCTG